aataatcactagtacGTGAAAGATGAAGAAATACTCTGAGGATTTGATGTGGAATGACAATCTAAGTCTTTGTTAAACTCAAAGTCGAAtagaggatcgacattggaataaatcttgcctatatcattgcttaATATGGAGTGGGGTTTGAGTTTCTTTTCTTCATCTTATAACTTCTtgcagataatttaatgaaaggtcatgacagctaagagACTacgtttattattttgtagCCATTTTAAAATACGCTTATATCAGATAAATTGGCTGAGAGAGTAAAGattagtataaaaatgaaaaaaatatgtggaaatatcaatattaagtTAACTATCTATGGCTAGAGTATAGAAAATAGGATTTAAAGTGTGagtggtatttattttttttgtaattgagcatctgaataatgttttatttttattttttttaaaacaaataatctttcatttttcaatgaaGAAATAACATCAGATTGCGcatgctcatgaaagacggagagtaacactagAGATCACaacatcaaaataatgaaaaggaaTAAGATATCCGTGCTAAATTCAGTAAACCCACCTTTAGCCTTTTATTCTGGAACGTATTATGAACGTAGCTATTACAATATAATTCAActtattttgttgcaaaaagGGATGCCTCGGACTATGATGTGTCCAGAGTTCTGTCAGTTGTGAAACTTCACTTATATGTTTTAAAACGGATAGTTCATTTATTATCATGCTCTGTTCATTATTTTGACAAGATTTATTTTGAGTGTTGCATCAATTTTTAGtaattcaatacttttaattatattttgcgtaaaaaaaaaaaaaaaataagttgtgcAAAGTCAAACTGACAGATAAACAAACAGGCAGAcagattaaattttcataatttattgaataattaactcCGAACAATATCGGGTACTCTCTCtggtaatatataattatcaaataaataagtaattgttgtgaaatttatttttcaacgtCATTTAATAAACCCTATCAACCAAAGATGCCCATGAatcattcaattataaaattgataaatttgatttttttattgtccaacacacatatttataagtaatgcTAAATTTATCAAAGCACAATAAGTTTAtgagtattataaaaaaatagaaagggtGTCTGACAGCCTATCGATGTATATTATGCACCTACACAATTACTTACTTGATTAGATTTGGAGGTCAGTACAGGCTTTGTGATCGTTTATGTATCCGAAATAGTTCTGTGTgcaacaatttgtttttcctcaaaatagaAACTGaggattatattcttttgtACAACTTGCGgaaggaactttaatgaaacttttcaaattcaGCATATAAAGGTTCACAGAAACGGTTTTGGAAGACTGATATTTTCAAAACATCTTATTTTCCTCCGAAGTGTATCCATCGTTTATTAAAAATCTTGActtgaagtatatttttatggtttatatttacaaaaacaaaattaatataatctatttcgATTCGCTCTTTCAGAATGAAATtgcttataatttcataatttacgATGTGTAACGTTTATCCAAGGCGTagactttttgattttgaatttgagtgtgaaataaaagttatagttattattatataagtaaatgatatttcaacCTTAGACCTCAAATTGTGAAGATATACTTATCCTATTCAATCCTCAACTCAACAGACCAATCAGCTCCTTCTATTTATTAAccccataatattaaaaatattacaagacCAAGCATGATCGCatgaatgatgatgattgtTGTAACATGTTTTTAAGACACTGCCAAAATAAATCATCCTTTTTTTGTGGTTAAATACAAGATATGTTGATTTGTCGAGCTTTGAGGATTGAATATGATAAGGAGATCTTCACAATTAGAGGCTTTAAGTTGGAATGTcaattactaatataataataactataactaTTTTTACAGTCCATTTCAAACTCAAAAAGTCCATGTCGAGGATGGGACATTGAACATTGGCGACTATGAAATTCTAAGGAACGTGAGAAAATAGTCAATTAGTTGTCTAACCTTCCTAATACATTAAGAAAATCTTCTCTGCGGGATGCTAGGTGTTGTGTTATCTCTCATTGGCAAAAATTTATAACCTTGTGTCGTACAATATTATCTggcataataattatatttattatgatatcacattaagatatttcatttggtcttcagtttttgatatttttaaatagtttgtgaaTATATCACGGAAAACCTTTTTAATGATTGACGTATTGAGTTAGAAGCTTTATCGGGTTAAAGCACTCAAAtacagtacatatatattttaattattttaaatgaaatcattttttttcatatcaattgCAATTAGtcgaataaataaagttattaacaCTAGTGATAAgacgattccaaaaataaatcccGATGCCGATACAATTTTGGGGAAAATGACCGataccgattctttaatattttaataatagtcaaaaaatatcattttgctgtaaatttctaagaatcacagttgataaaataaatttatacatttataatcaaCATGATTAACAATTCAATATTGGTTATCATAAACTAAACTagtatatatttcctttctgtCCAATTTTAATgggaaataaaacaaaacataaatttaactcGCTACTATTTccaataaaactataattaaaaattgatatattctatttatatttagctaactgaaactaaaaaaaacctttcactCTCCACTGAAGAAGGTGGTAGGCAGAGATACTTTTTTACTGGGAAAACTATGTGTGGGAAActtgattgattaattttccACAActctaaatcaattatttttatatttgatctaCCTTGATGCTTTGTATTTGTCCATCTCAAACTTTATTTCTGCATTGATTTGTCAAACTCTTGAGttgaagatttttgtttttttcatttgattggaagttaaattggaattaaataacattcaactttattatataacttttatatataagtattaattttacttcattatttgccgataatgaacgaaaaaaagtctaaatttaTGGCAAGGCTTTTAGAATTTTTCATGTGTGATTTTGTGAGCCAAgcttttagaaaatttgaacttcaacaacgtcataaaatgataataatttgaaactttattcaaaaaatatagtacTGATGCTTCATATGATAAGGCATGGAGCACTCTCCCTGAGTAAGGTGACAACTGCAAAAATCCAGGGCCTCTTTTATAATAGCTTTTTGAACATCTCTGTTAATAAGTCatggtgtgttaacatctcctccaaaagaagaattatcccttatctttggtataaattcatgtaaaaatacataataaaataaatataaaataatatatgtatttaaatataattataatctttatcCTGCACTaacgctattttaaatgtagaaggttatcTTCTTAATAGCAGTAATTCTTTTTTccaccaaaatcatataacaggaaGCTGATATCAATAAAGGTCGTAATTCATTTGTACCAATGTCTTGCTCCTgtcttcttacaaaaaattaatctctGCTAATAGTGTAAATAGTCAGGGCTCGACGGTCGTTAAAATTTGCCAAGAGGgcttctcattattttttttaatagccttgtaaaaaatttattagcccctaatactaaaaatattgcatCAATTTTAGACTAGTAAAGGCCCAGTATCGAggtacttttgttttaaattgaaataagtttTGAGAGTaacaaaaggaaagaaaatattttctttgaaacacAACTTCATAAAAAGTAGGACTAAAAATTGAACTtgtaatataacaattattgtTCATAAAGCTGGGCATCAAGTTTCAATCAATAACTgttttaagattataaaaagaaaaacggatgttgcgtgtgctcttaatcacaatcaattttttgaataacatttgagttcctattcacaaataaataaataaatacaaggcAAAGTTTATTAAGTAGAATTTCTTTACTTCATTTTACCTaagaatttcattaattaagaacaaaataatgtTACTAATTATGTAACTAATATCATTagatataaaactaaaaaaaatatagattcattGATGATTTCAGTTGatataattgaagataaaacttttaaaaaaggtttatataatataacaaaatattgctgatgattaataattataaatgtaaaagcaGTAACAGTTTCTTCACGTTTcccaatatttcaagaaattataACTGTTTAGTTGATTATGGAAATGCTCAGGAGTTTATAATTGaatcatattgatatttaataaatccctggaatttttaaaaagtatacgTTACATTGTCGAATAACATATCCAATTGTTGTGTTttgacgagggagaggagacacaaatttatttataacgatggatccaggacgaccgagagaaatgagaaGAAGGGATGGCGTGAAGGAATAAGactatacttatttataagatcatctgtattctttataatacaaaaccctactctaattaatatacaaaatacatgactatttatactacgtaaaagagagtactttaatacataataaaagaaaatacaagactaTAAGAAGAACAATGGGGAAGGAAATACGAAATACATTACACCAATGGCCTGatattaattgttaattgaatgtttttaatCTCATATCCATTATAAGTCAAGGGGATTCTGAGACAATTATCGTTGCAAGTCAATAAATTAtgtgttatttataaattaaaatttataagacaAACTCGATGTGACAAATTCATGAAGAATTGATTCTATAAAATTACTCTACAGTACTTCCTTCAATAATATGAGAAAATTCTTTTGCACTCCTGTCAAACACAAAAAAGAGAACGTTGGACATTTATTTCAACCTTAACCATTTCattcagtattattttttatagaattccAACATAAGTTTGTCTACGAATGTCTATTTAGTATGATTAACTATTTAGGATCCCTTTGGTTAGTTCGTTAGAAATAAATCTTAAGCTTTATCTtagttatttatcatatttatattataattaaatcaattataacaTCTAAAAGCAAGGAATAACCTAATTTTAGCACTGTTTTGTTTAACATATGCAAATTAAGTACTGTCAAAATTGTTATCTCCTCATAATGCATTAGTAATGCAGCATTATATTAAGGATTGAATTGCGCAGTTATGTCAgtcataaatggaaaaaatttgttatatgtaCGCATTGAAAACGAGCTGGCTGGAAGAAagctataaaataatgtaaaatgaaTTGAAACTACAGAACCTAAAGTCCTTAGACTACAAAACCTCAATATAGCTATTAAAACTACTACGTATGtacttaatataattacaaataaatccataaaaatggagtggaaaaaataaattactctttgaataatataattaatgtatataatgaataaatcaaaaatgccgatttatctataaaatatacaatttaccgttaaatttaaatatattttattatttagattataGCTTACTACCAttccttttaaatttgttacaaaCTTGAGGACTATGTAGATTTCATCATGGTTCAAAGTTtataatacacatatttttcctttgttcaCTGGAAACAAAGCAttaactctttctttttttggttaaaGGGCGAGTTCTTGTTATAACTGTAAGAGGTTTTGTGTGTATATAATTTAGGTGTCTGTTTCATCAAAAGTCTTAATGAGTCACTTATAAAAGAAGTATCTAGTCTATCAACTGGCCAGCAAAGGAGTTGGAGGATAAAGAATTGAATATCATTTCATTATCCTAAATATCTGCATTTACCTAAAGTTTCGTTAGACTTAAGTTAATATTATTCTacaatgggaaaaaataaaagaagtaagtagcctaaaattttagaaaacaaacGGTTATACTTTTGTGcttttgtttcaaattaattaattaattaactcctTTGCTTCATCTAAAAGAGGGAAAAGGATCCAATACTCAGCAACAGGATGGAGCATCAGGATCTGGGCAAAGGCCTCCTCAACAACAACAGCTTACAAGCCTCCTGGATATCCCCACTCTCGGAGGAGCCCCTCAACAACAGGCTCAAAGGCCTCAACAGCAGCAACAACAGGCTCAAAGGCCTCAGCAGCAGCAACAACAGGCTCAAAGGCCTCAGCAGCAGCAACAACAGGCTCAAAGGCCTCAGCAGCAGCAACAACAGGCTCAAAGGCCTCAGCAGCAGCAACAACAGGCTCAAAGGCCTCAGCAGCAGCAACAACAGGCTCAAAGGCCTCAGCAGCAGCAACAACAGGCTCAAAGGCCTCAGCAGCAGCAACAACAGGCTCAAAGGACCTCAAAGGCCTCAGCAGCAGCAACAACAGGCTCAAAGGCCTCAGCAGCAGCAACAACAGGCTCAAAGGCCTCAGCAGCAGCAACAACAGGCTCAAAGGCCTCAGCAGCAGCAACAACAGGCTCAAAGGCCTCAGCAGCAGCAACAACAGGCTCAAAGGCCTCAGCAGCAGCAACAACAGGCAACAACAAAGGCTCAGCCTCAGCAACAACAGGCTCAAAGGCCTCAGCAGCAGCAACAACAGGCTCAAAGGCCTCAGCAGCAACAACAACAGGCTCAAAGGCCTCAGCAGCAGCAACAACAGGCTCAAAGGCCTCAGCAGCAACAACAACAGGCTCAAAAACCTGACCCCCCAGACTTCCCAACCCTTGAAGGAGCCTCCCAAAGCCAGGCACAAAGACCTCCTAAagatcaaagtaataaaaaaaaggtcgaAAAGCCTGTTCAAAAAGAGATCTCACAAAGTCATAGTGAACAATCACAATCCTCGGAGACTTTGTCCAATGTTTCTTCTTCTGAGAAGGATTCTTCTAAACTGATAGCAAAATTTTCTTCTTGTAGTATAGGAAATACAAGAGCGCAGTATAATATTCCACGTGCCGcttccattaaagaaaaaatgactaaattagGTACCCTTGGTAGGAAAATTAAAGTCAGGGCAAATCACTACGAATTAAAGCTACAAGTTCCGGAAGTTCACCAATATCAAGTATCATATAAATTGCCATGGAAAAGGGATTTGAGAAAAACGGATAGTCCTCTTTTATTTGATGTCATTGAAAAAACGAAGCGTGCAATCAAAGTTTCTCCGGCTTCTATTGTTTTTGATGGTCAATATTCCATGTATTCCATTCATAAGTTACCTCCAAACTTTGTAACTAAAGTTTCTGTACGTGAAATACCTGAAGATGCTAGGGAGGTTGAATTTGAAGTAACGATAAAACATGTTGATACTATTGATATATCTGATAGCTTAAAAGATTATCTGTCTCCGTCTTCAAGCAGATCAAAATGTGAAATGATAGCTAAAAGTGCTCaagtattaaatgtaatattaggtAAGTGCAGAtttgtcataaattaaaatttaacaaattttgactCTTAAAATAGGCATGAGTGCACAACTTAGTTTTACAACAATTGGAAGGAGTATTTACAATCCTAAAGTTAAAGGATGCGTCCATGATATTGAAAGCTCCGGAAAATCTCTCTGGCAAGGTACATTTGTTTCTGTACGTTTTGCATGGAAGCCATTTTTAAATGTGGATATGGCTAATAAACCTGGTTACTCGGAATGTCCTATAGAAGAATTTGCATCCAAATGTTGTACTATGAGAGGTCGGCTTCCTAGACCTGATGAAGTATTTCGCGACTATCGGAGTCTTAAAACGGTTGAAGATGAGTTGAAAGGTTTGTATCAAGTTATTGTTGTTTGAGAAAGCGTTATTTATCATGATTTCTATATATGGTGTTATAGGGCTTAAAGTCCGTTTCAAGAGACCAGACAATAGTCTAAGAGACTATCGGTTTAATAAGTTTGTTAAATCAGCTAATGAGGAGAAAGTCGAAATCGatggtaaaaaaatgaagatagtTGACTATTACCAATCACAGTATAACTATAAGTTAAGATACCCGAATTGGCCATGTTTGCATGTAGGTAACCCAAAGGCAACAATTTACCTGCCTCCAGAGCTTTGCATACTTAAAACACAAGCTTGTCCTAACTCAAAAAAACTTTCTGACGTCGAGACAGCCAATATGATTCGAAAAACGGCTGTAGCCCCCatggacagaaaaaaaaattataagtactAATTTGAAGAGTCTGAATGATTTCTTTAGTAAAGATAAATATGCAAATGAATTTGGAATATCAATGTCGAAAGATATGACATTGATCAATGCAAGGGTATTAGAACCACCCAAATTAGAGTATAACGGTGGAAAAACTATTGGGCCGCGAGACGGAAAATGGAATGCAGCAAGTTTGGCGTTTCAATCTGGAAAGGCTCTTCGTAATTGGGCATTATTAGATACTATTCCTTTAAGACCCAATGACAGTGAAAATTTTGTGAATGCTTTGTATCAGCATGGTAAAACATGTGGTTTGGAAATcgattttcctaaaaattttacgGCCAGAGGTAGAGATTTGAATGACGTTGTCAAGCAATTCAAACTGGCCTATCAAGAATTATCTAAAGGAAGCGAAGTAAGATATTTCACCGTACCTTTGTTTACCCTATGTTTCATATCTTCTCTTTTTTAGAAACCACAGCTTATTATGATCTTTATGGATAATAGGGGTCCAATGTATGCGGCCCTCAAAGAACTTGGTGATGTTGAGCTGTACATTCCTACAcaatttattctaaagaaaaatgttaTGCCTCATTTCAAGACAGGAGTGTTATCACCACAGACCATCCACAATATATGCTTGAAGCTGAATTCTAAGCTTGGTGgaacaaatcaaatattacctAAGTCAGTTCGCCCTCAAATCATGTGTCGACCTGTTATGATGGTAGGTGCGGATGTAACTCACCCTTCTCCTGATCAGAGAAACAAGCCTAGTATTGCTGCAGTTGTGGCTTCTTATGATCCCAATGCATCCTTGTATAATGTTCAAGTAGTTGattcttcaattcattttagATCTAATTgtacagtcttttttttttttcctcttttaggTGCGAGTTCAAGTAtccagaaaaaataatgctGTTTGTGAAGTTATTATTGAAATGGAAGACATcatgaaaaaattactcatgGAGTTCTATAGGAAAACTGCCTCTAGGAAGCCcgagaaaatagttttttttagagatgGAGTAAGTGAAGGACAATTTCAGGATGTGCTTGATAAGGAAATGTCTGCTATTAGAAGAGCTTGCCTATCTATTGACGCAAATTATAAGCCTGGAGTTACATTTTTAGTTGCACAAAAACGTCATAAGACCAGACTGTTTCCTGAAAATCCAAATGATGGTGTTGGTAAAATGAGAAATATTCCCCCCGGGACTGTAGTTGACACAGATATTGTTCATCCAactgaatatgattttttccttGCATCTCATGAAGGAATTCaagtaagttttttgtttttgtttctttaaaggactaatacttatattatacattCTTCCGAGCTTTGAAATGTGTAAATCCATTAGTTATTGACTGAATCATTGATTGGGATGATATTTGGTAGTAAAACTCATAGATATggagattcttttttttttagtacgactgttcagaaattattttaaaattgggtTATTTTGCCTCTGATTTTGCCAAATGTTGTCTGTAGAGGTGTGACTATTCTACAATTATCTTATTTCAGTTACTTTAGTACgagatgtttcactcaatttttgtttttaaggtaTTTCTGAAATAGCAGTTATTAAAACATGCATTAAAACATTACAAATGAGTTAAATATTGGACTTTCTATGATTTCTAATTctttaatgtcaaaatattaataattataatctatattggagttctacaaatattatcttcaatatttttcttcaagtcAATTTTACAACAATCACTAAAATTGAAGTTTAGATCCAACATTTTATTCGTTAAAGTTAGGAATACACTTTATGACGAAGGATGTACAATAAACACaacgtaaatatttaatatagaagAAAGAGCACTAGAGGAAGGGatcataaaatgataattaattgattgacaatattgatattatagtagacagtattgtatatatttgcaTCACAGATTGATTAGATGAgaagaattaacttttttccactaactagaatcattttttatactgATTAAACAGGAACTCCTCTGTTAAGTTTACCACTGGGATGTGGGTAACAACGTCTATGTATTTATCCGAGGCTGACTTGATCGTGAAGGGGAGGACAGTTATAgaagtttgattatttgtagTTCCCACAAATTTTCCCGCAACAAAATCTACTCTTTGGGCCGAATAAATCTCGTCCATCATCAGTGTTACATTTTGTTCTCTGCTCTTCAAGCCTCTAATTTGTGCTTTTAAGTACTTTGTCGTGGATGAAGGTAATCATGTTCTACCGTAATAACA
The genomic region above belongs to Lepeophtheirus salmonis chromosome 8, UVic_Lsal_1.4, whole genome shotgun sequence and contains:
- the LOC121123471 gene encoding LOW QUALITY PROTEIN: protein argonaute-2-like (The sequence of the model RefSeq protein was modified relative to this genomic sequence to represent the inferred CDS: deleted 2 bases in 2 codons), with the protein product MGKNKRKGKGSNTQQQDGASGSGQRPPQQQQLTSLLDIPTLGGAPQQQAQRPQQQQQQAQRPQQQQQQAQRPQQQQQQAQRPQQQQQQAQRPQQQQQQAQRPQQQQQQAQRPQQQQQQAQRPQQQQQQAQRTSKASAAATTGSKASAAATTGSKASAAATTGSKASAAATTGSKASAAATTGSKASAAATTGNTKAQPQQQQAQRPQQQQQQAQRPQQQQQQAQRPQQQQQQAQRPQQQQQQAQKPDPPDFPTLEGASQSQAQRPPKDQSNKKKVEKPVQKEISQSHSEQSQSSETLSNVSSSEKDSSKLIAKFSSCSIGNTRAQYNIPRAASIKEKMTKLGTLGRKIKVRANHYELKLQVPEVHQYQVSYKLPWKRDLRKTDSPLLFDVIEKTKRAIKVSPASIVFDGQYSMYSIHKLPPNFVTKVSVREIPEDAREVEFEVTIKHVDTIDISDSLKDYLSPSSSRSKCEMIAKSAQVLNVILGMSAQLSFTTIGRSIYNPKVKGCVHDIESSGKSLWQGTFVSVRFAWKPFLNVDMANKPGYSECPIEEFASKCCTMRGRLPRPDEVFRDYRSLKTVEDELKGLKVRFKRPDNSLRDYRFNKFVKSANEEKVEIDGKKMKIVDYYQSQYNYKLRYPNWPCLHVGNPKATIYLPPELCILKTQACPNSKKLSDVETANMIRKTAVAPMDRKKNYKTNLKSLNDFFSKDKYANEFGISMSKDMTLINARVLEPPKLEYNGGKTIGPRDGKWNAASLAFQSGKALRNWALLDTIPLRPNDSENFVNALYQHGKTCGLEIDFPKNFTARGRDLNDVVKQFKLAYQELSKGSEKPQLIMIFMDNRGPMYAALKELGDVELYIPTQFILKKNVMPHFKTGVLSPQTIHNICLKLNSKLGGTNQILPKSVRPQIMCRPVMMVGADVTHPSPDQRNKPSIAAVVASYDPNASLYNVQVRVQVSRKNNAVCEVIIEMEDIMKKLLMEFYRKTASRKPEKIVFFRDGVSEGQFQDVLDKEMSAIRRACLSIDANYKPGVTFLVAQKRHKTRLFPENPNDGVGKMRNIPPGTVVDTDIVHPTEYDFFLASHEGIQGTTKPTHYHLLWDDNNLSMDLLQTLTYYLCHLYSRCERSVSYPAPTYYAHLAAFRARHHHNRLIDMNLSEDPKMLEKIQGMQLTNYFV